The Barnesiella intestinihominis YIT 11860 genome includes a window with the following:
- a CDS encoding T9SS type A sorting domain-containing protein: MKNRYSIWRLMSLGAALMTAPWLQAQDVLVTLEAEKGIITLPAKVKPVDGSTVEGISGGKYVGDNDPGSSIVFNDIEVPEAGTYEFKTYYMSMQNRSIAVKVNNYSEYISTVSNTTPGWDVPPTNEMSTYIYMDKGKNTIKITPMGSGGPNMDKFEIITTDVELPKPGEFPIVLEAETAQLFGNLKVKPTDGSSVAGLSGGKYIGDFDLAANSYLRFNNVEIPEAGTYELKVYSMGSSRALTIKVNHYQKSIIRTKDSPNWDNAPTSMVSTLIYLDKGTNTLTFGLHEDNGPNIDKFEICTTTEEIDKPEVEKIAYSYDFTDEAEISSTQENSTLSLLTDNDEYTYYVPETSNVEIVAKCQQPVLLTGFLLSAGIDSEIDVDTWKLYASANGSTWKEISYDKVTDLDGAHLYEITRYPGTAAADAAQYYKLAATHENLEIAEWQLFGLPYVASGDKNFPTDLTENIDVHSNVSAYPIGESGDNFSEEFYNLFDRNMNTKYYAHEATSFYVEIDLEKPYTIESYALTNAHDYPDRDPRKWILNAYNEELGWVELDRQTDTYFPTRYSTLKYNVNSSTGFTKVMLDVEANNGAKDIQLLKFQIFGKEFNGAGINAAQDKTLSIIADQGKIIISQTEGKPVNYTVYNLSGTVIEQGTTDVSYREIVLNAGAYIVSANDGSKNKIEKLIVK, encoded by the coding sequence ATGAAAAACAGATATTCCATCTGGCGACTAATGTCGTTAGGAGCTGCTTTAATGACAGCTCCGTGGCTACAAGCCCAAGACGTGCTTGTAACGCTCGAAGCAGAAAAGGGAATAATCACACTGCCTGCAAAAGTAAAACCTGTCGACGGTAGTACCGTAGAAGGAATCTCGGGCGGTAAATATGTAGGTGATAACGACCCCGGTAGCTCCATAGTTTTTAACGATATTGAAGTGCCCGAAGCCGGGACTTATGAATTCAAGACTTATTACATGAGTATGCAGAATAGGTCTATTGCCGTTAAAGTCAATAACTATTCCGAATACATATCGACGGTCTCCAATACGACACCGGGTTGGGACGTACCTCCCACAAACGAAATGAGTACCTATATCTACATGGATAAAGGGAAAAATACGATAAAAATTACTCCTATGGGAAGCGGTGGCCCTAATATGGATAAATTCGAAATCATTACAACCGACGTAGAGCTTCCGAAACCGGGAGAGTTTCCTATCGTTCTCGAAGCCGAAACCGCTCAATTATTCGGAAACCTGAAAGTAAAACCTACCGACGGTTCTTCCGTTGCCGGTCTATCGGGAGGCAAATATATCGGAGACTTCGACTTAGCCGCTAACTCCTATTTACGGTTCAACAACGTCGAGATACCCGAAGCCGGGACTTACGAATTGAAAGTCTATTCGATGGGGTCGAGCCGAGCTCTCACCATCAAGGTCAACCACTATCAAAAGAGTATCATTCGTACGAAAGACTCCCCCAACTGGGACAATGCCCCTACCTCAATGGTATCTACCTTGATATATCTCGATAAGGGAACAAACACCCTGACTTTCGGACTACACGAGGACAATGGCCCCAATATCGATAAATTCGAGATATGTACAACGACCGAAGAAATAGATAAACCAGAAGTCGAGAAAATCGCTTACTCGTATGATTTTACCGACGAGGCCGAAATTTCTTCTACACAAGAAAATTCTACGCTGAGCTTGTTGACCGATAATGATGAATACACTTATTATGTTCCCGAGACATCGAATGTAGAAATCGTAGCCAAATGCCAGCAACCGGTACTCTTGACGGGATTTTTACTCTCAGCAGGTATCGACAGTGAAATCGACGTTGACACTTGGAAATTATATGCTTCGGCCAATGGCTCTACATGGAAAGAAATTTCTTACGATAAAGTAACCGATCTCGACGGAGCCCACCTATATGAAATAACCCGATATCCGGGAACCGCAGCAGCAGACGCCGCACAATATTACAAATTAGCGGCAACCCACGAAAATCTCGAAATTGCAGAATGGCAATTGTTCGGTCTGCCCTATGTCGCTTCGGGAGACAAAAATTTTCCGACTGACCTGACTGAAAATATCGATGTTCACTCCAATGTATCGGCATATCCTATCGGAGAATCGGGTGATAATTTCTCCGAAGAATTTTACAATCTGTTCGACCGGAACATGAACACCAAATATTATGCACATGAAGCAACGAGTTTTTATGTAGAAATAGATTTGGAAAAGCCCTATACGATCGAATCTTATGCCCTTACAAACGCTCATGATTATCCCGACCGGGATCCTCGCAAATGGATTTTAAATGCTTATAACGAAGAATTGGGCTGGGTAGAACTCGACCGTCAGACAGACACATACTTCCCCACCCGGTATTCTACTTTGAAATATAACGTAAACTCGTCCACGGGATTCACCAAAGTCATGCTCGACGTAGAAGCTAATAATGGAGCAAAAGACATTCAACTCCTTAAATTCCAAATCTTCGGTAAAGAATTTAACGGAGCCGGCATCAACGCCGCCCAGGACAAAACACTTTCCATCATTGCGGATCAAGGGAAAATCATTATTTCTCAAACAGAGGGCAAACCGGTAAACTACACGGTATATAACCTGTCGGGAACAGTGATCGAACAAGGTACGACTGATGTTTCATACCGAGAAATCGTACTGAATGCCGGAGCATACATTGTATCGGCTAATGACGGAAGTAAAAATAAAATAGAAAAACTAATTGTTAAATAA
- the purT gene encoding formate-dependent phosphoribosylglycinamide formyltransferase encodes MVEIGTVLTPVGKKALLCGSGELGKEVAIELQRYGVEVVALDKYANAPAMQVAHRSHVLSMLDGKKLREVIETERPDYIIPEVEAIATDTLVALEKEGYSVTPTATAAYLTMNREGIRRLAAEQLGLPTSPYKFASTREEFEEAVKEIGMPCVVKPIMSSSGHGQSVVRTADDIDKSWHYAQEGGRAGAGRVIVEGFVQFDYEITQLTVRHSAGTTFLKPVGHVQVDGDYRESWQPQVMSEKALQKAQDIARKVTDALGGYGIFGVELFIKGDDVLFSEVSPRPHDTGMVTMISQDMSQFALHARAVLGLPVPGVRFYGPSASRAIVVEGDTDKVVFGNLDEVLSEEGVQMRIFGKPEVVGHRRLGVILATADTVEEARAKADRAYKKLKVKLLPR; translated from the coding sequence ATGGTAGAAATTGGAACGGTACTAACTCCTGTCGGTAAGAAAGCTTTGCTTTGCGGAAGTGGAGAATTGGGTAAAGAAGTAGCAATAGAGCTGCAACGTTATGGTGTGGAGGTGGTTGCTTTGGATAAGTATGCTAATGCCCCGGCTATGCAGGTCGCTCATCGCAGTCATGTTTTGTCTATGCTCGATGGCAAAAAGTTGAGAGAAGTGATAGAAACGGAACGTCCAGATTACATCATTCCCGAAGTAGAAGCTATTGCTACAGATACGTTGGTGGCTCTCGAAAAAGAGGGGTATTCGGTTACACCTACTGCGACGGCCGCCTACCTGACTATGAACCGGGAGGGCATACGTCGTTTGGCCGCAGAGCAACTGGGATTGCCTACGTCGCCTTATAAATTTGCCTCTACACGAGAAGAGTTCGAGGAGGCCGTGAAAGAAATAGGCATGCCATGTGTGGTGAAACCTATCATGAGTTCTTCGGGACACGGACAGAGTGTCGTGCGTACGGCCGATGATATCGATAAGTCGTGGCACTACGCTCAGGAAGGGGGACGAGCTGGAGCCGGTCGGGTTATTGTGGAAGGATTCGTGCAGTTCGATTATGAAATTACTCAACTTACTGTTCGTCATTCTGCCGGGACGACTTTTCTAAAACCGGTAGGTCATGTACAAGTAGATGGTGATTATCGGGAATCTTGGCAACCACAGGTTATGTCGGAGAAAGCATTGCAAAAAGCTCAGGATATAGCCCGGAAAGTTACGGATGCTTTGGGTGGATATGGTATTTTTGGAGTAGAACTTTTTATTAAAGGGGACGATGTCCTTTTCAGCGAAGTTTCTCCGCGCCCGCACGATACGGGAATGGTGACTATGATTTCGCAAGACATGTCACAATTCGCCTTGCATGCCCGTGCTGTTTTAGGGTTACCTGTTCCCGGAGTTCGTTTCTATGGCCCATCGGCATCTCGTGCTATCGTTGTAGAAGGAGATACGGATAAAGTTGTATTTGGTAACCTCGATGAGGTTCTTTCGGAAGAAGGAGTACAAATGCGAATTTTTGGGAAGCCGGAAGTTGTCGGACACCGTCGATTAGGTGTGATTTTGGCGACAGCCGATACGGTGGAGGAGGCGCGAGCGAAGGCCGATCGTGCATACAAGAAACTGAAAGTAAAATTATTGCCCAGATAA
- a CDS encoding ribonuclease Z: MGKFEVNILGCGSALPTARHYPSTQILNIRDNLFMIDCGEGAQIQFRRMRLKFTRLGHIFLSHLHGDHCFGLIGMISTFALVGRTGELVIHAHPQAEQVFRPQLDFFCRDLPFTVRFEPVLPNRTEVIYEDKSIRVRSLPMIHRVPCSGFLFEEKVGMRHLLGDMMNFYNVPVYRRAAIKAGEDFVTSDGRIIPNSYLTTPADPPLRYAYCSDTAYNEALLPIIEGVDLLYHEATFGDDAEALAKETCHSTARQAAIIARKAGVKQLLLGHFSARYENEQQLLEQAREEFAPSFLAREELKIILGR; encoded by the coding sequence ATGGGAAAGTTTGAGGTAAATATTTTGGGGTGTGGGTCGGCTTTGCCCACCGCACGTCACTATCCGAGTACGCAGATTCTGAATATTCGCGACAATTTGTTTATGATTGATTGCGGAGAAGGGGCTCAGATACAGTTTCGTCGCATGCGATTGAAGTTTACGAGATTGGGGCATATCTTTTTGAGTCATCTTCATGGAGACCATTGTTTCGGTTTGATCGGAATGATTTCGACTTTTGCGTTAGTAGGTAGGACCGGAGAACTGGTGATTCATGCCCATCCTCAGGCAGAGCAGGTGTTTCGGCCTCAACTCGATTTTTTCTGTCGGGACTTGCCTTTTACTGTTCGTTTCGAACCTGTATTGCCGAATAGAACGGAGGTGATTTATGAAGACAAATCTATTAGAGTTCGTTCCTTACCGATGATACACAGGGTTCCGTGTTCGGGTTTCCTTTTTGAAGAGAAAGTAGGAATGCGACATTTATTGGGAGATATGATGAATTTTTATAACGTTCCGGTTTACCGTAGAGCTGCGATAAAGGCGGGAGAAGATTTTGTTACTTCCGATGGTCGAATTATTCCCAACTCATATTTGACGACGCCGGCAGACCCTCCGTTACGTTATGCCTATTGTTCCGATACGGCTTATAACGAGGCTTTGTTACCGATCATAGAAGGTGTAGATTTGTTGTATCACGAGGCTACATTCGGGGACGATGCCGAAGCTCTTGCGAAGGAAACCTGCCATTCGACGGCTCGGCAAGCGGCTATTATAGCTCGTAAAGCAGGTGTAAAGCAATTGTTATTGGGGCATTTCTCGGCTCGATATGAGAATGAGCAACAGTTATTGGAGCAAGCGCGTGAAGAATTTGCTCCTTCTTTTTTGGCAAGAGAAGAACTGAAAATTATACTGGGGAGATAG
- a CDS encoding TIM-barrel domain-containing protein — protein sequence MKLNGIIVALCSVGILNAHAENVAIAKSSLVGDGIVEFVPQGFDQTKTPSLILKEEPTAKGSVPSDWELYPQFTVVDGKANASLSLTGEISLYGGGEVTGPLLRNGQYIKLWNTDTGAYGVDGGKRLYQSHPWVLGVRRDGSAFGILFDSSWKSELHTNSDKIEFNTEGALFRIYIIDRESPKDVLKGLAELTGTITMPARWTLGYHQCRFSYGSEQKVREIADNFRSRNIPCDAIWMDIDYMDGYRIFTFNETNFPDPKALNEELHQKGFKAVYMIDPGAKVDKNYHVYQSGTENDVWVKRPNGEIYEGKVWPGYCAFPDFTMPKAREWWSNLYKDFLALGIDGVWNDMNEPAVTDDDIPEENRIGTMPYDTPHRGGGNLPAGSHLLYHNAYGRLMVEASYEGIMKVNPEKRPFLLTRAGLLGYQRYAATWTGDNWAGWDHLKLSVPMSITLGLSGQAFNGPDIGGFLNNTDADLWAHWLGFGVFLPFARGHACAGTNDKEPWAFGEAIENTSRIALERRYRLLPYFYTLFYEAHKTGVPVMEPVFFADPKDLRLRSEQQAFLLGDNVLVIPAFAENPVLPYGIWENMTLIDGEYSDKYQAKLKIKGGSIVPVGKVIQSTTENSFEPLTLFVCLDENGKAHGQLYWDAGDGWNFQCGDYSLMTFSAEKKNNQVKVSLASKEGKRKIEKEIKALNVELMMNGKVYKGSGSLKKGVTINL from the coding sequence ATGAAATTAAACGGAATTATAGTCGCTTTATGCTCGGTCGGAATCCTCAATGCACATGCCGAAAACGTAGCTATCGCCAAATCTTCTCTCGTGGGAGACGGGATAGTAGAATTCGTTCCGCAAGGATTCGACCAAACGAAAACCCCCTCTTTAATTCTTAAAGAAGAACCCACGGCAAAAGGGTCTGTACCCTCCGATTGGGAATTATATCCACAATTCACCGTCGTGGACGGAAAAGCCAATGCCTCATTGAGCCTGACCGGTGAAATAAGTCTGTATGGCGGTGGCGAAGTTACCGGGCCTCTATTGAGAAACGGCCAATACATAAAACTCTGGAACACCGATACAGGAGCCTACGGCGTCGATGGCGGTAAACGACTGTATCAATCACATCCGTGGGTATTGGGTGTGAGAAGAGACGGTAGCGCTTTCGGTATTTTGTTCGATAGTAGCTGGAAATCGGAACTACATACCAATTCCGACAAAATCGAATTTAACACAGAAGGAGCTCTATTCCGCATTTACATCATCGACAGGGAATCACCCAAAGATGTCCTCAAAGGCCTTGCCGAATTGACCGGGACCATCACGATGCCTGCCCGTTGGACTCTGGGATACCATCAATGTCGTTTCTCCTACGGTAGCGAGCAGAAAGTACGGGAAATCGCAGACAATTTCCGTAGCAGAAATATCCCTTGCGATGCTATCTGGATGGACATCGATTACATGGACGGCTACCGTATTTTCACATTCAACGAAACTAATTTCCCCGACCCCAAAGCCTTGAATGAGGAACTTCATCAAAAAGGATTCAAAGCCGTATATATGATCGATCCCGGAGCCAAAGTGGACAAAAACTACCACGTTTACCAATCGGGAACAGAAAACGATGTGTGGGTAAAACGCCCCAACGGTGAAATTTACGAAGGTAAAGTATGGCCGGGATATTGCGCATTCCCCGACTTTACCATGCCCAAAGCCCGTGAATGGTGGTCCAATTTGTATAAAGATTTCTTGGCATTGGGAATCGACGGCGTATGGAACGACATGAATGAGCCGGCCGTTACCGACGACGATATTCCCGAAGAAAACCGCATTGGAACCATGCCTTACGATACTCCTCACCGAGGAGGCGGCAATTTACCCGCCGGCTCTCACCTGCTCTACCACAACGCTTACGGTCGTCTTATGGTCGAAGCCTCGTATGAAGGGATTATGAAAGTCAACCCCGAAAAACGCCCCTTCCTTCTTACGCGTGCCGGCTTACTGGGTTATCAACGATATGCAGCAACTTGGACAGGTGACAACTGGGCTGGCTGGGATCACTTGAAACTTTCCGTACCTATGTCTATTACATTAGGCCTTTCAGGTCAAGCATTCAACGGTCCCGATATCGGAGGATTCTTAAATAATACGGATGCCGATTTATGGGCTCATTGGTTGGGATTCGGAGTATTTTTACCTTTTGCCAGAGGTCATGCTTGTGCAGGAACCAACGACAAAGAACCGTGGGCTTTCGGCGAGGCCATAGAAAACACCTCTCGTATTGCCCTCGAACGTCGTTACCGATTGCTTCCCTATTTCTACACGTTGTTCTACGAAGCTCACAAGACAGGTGTTCCGGTTATGGAACCTGTATTTTTCGCCGACCCCAAAGACCTGAGATTGCGCAGCGAGCAACAGGCTTTCCTATTGGGAGACAATGTCCTTGTTATTCCCGCTTTCGCCGAGAATCCCGTATTGCCTTACGGAATTTGGGAAAATATGACACTGATCGATGGAGAATACAGCGATAAGTACCAAGCCAAATTGAAAATCAAAGGCGGAAGCATCGTTCCGGTCGGAAAGGTTATACAAAGCACCACCGAAAATTCGTTCGAACCTCTTACTCTTTTTGTATGCCTCGATGAGAACGGAAAAGCTCACGGTCAACTCTATTGGGATGCCGGAGACGGCTGGAATTTCCAATGCGGAGATTATAGCTTGATGACATTCTCTGCCGAGAAGAAAAACAATCAAGTAAAAGTCTCTCTCGCTTCCAAAGAGGGTAAACGTAAAATAGAGAAAGAAATCAAAGCTCTGAATGTAGAATTAATGATGAACGGGAAAGTATATAAAGGTTCCGGTTCGTTGAAAAAAGGTGTAACAATAAATCTTTAA
- a CDS encoding winged helix-turn-helix domain-containing protein, whose product MNAEVIGTWAGQVWNALNESGKLTVKGLKKATKLKEKELYAALGWLAREGKVSMYEVDADIEVVLL is encoded by the coding sequence ATGAATGCAGAAGTTATTGGAACATGGGCAGGACAGGTTTGGAATGCTTTAAATGAGTCCGGAAAATTAACTGTAAAAGGGTTGAAAAAAGCAACGAAACTGAAAGAAAAAGAATTGTATGCGGCCCTTGGCTGGTTGGCTCGCGAAGGTAAAGTGAGCATGTATGAAGTAGATGCAGACATAGAGGTAGTGTTGCTTTAA
- a CDS encoding CDGSH iron-sulfur domain-containing protein: protein MKGTIVPIKPEVVVKVIECGPLRIGGHVRIMFSDGSMVIKQRAFICRCGKSSNQPFCDGSHVED from the coding sequence ATGAAAGGAACTATTGTGCCGATAAAACCCGAGGTGGTCGTAAAGGTTATCGAGTGCGGTCCATTACGTATTGGTGGGCATGTAAGAATTATGTTCTCCGATGGGAGTATGGTTATTAAACAACGGGCGTTTATCTGCCGTTGTGGAAAATCGTCGAATCAGCCCTTTTGCGACGGTTCCCATGTCGAAGATTAA
- a CDS encoding glycoside hydrolase family 3 C-terminal domain-containing protein — MKSRRYKLPLIALSLSLALPAFSQSWFTPEVEKRAEDILKNMTVKERLTYIGGIDWMYTRAIPRLNVPAIKMSDGPQGVGTWGASTAYPCDLLLAATWNPDMAYAFGAALAQDCKARGVNILLGPAVNIARAPFCGRNFEYMGEDPFLTATTSTGYIKGLQENGVMGVIKHFTANFQEYDRNYVSSNIDERTLHEIYFPAFKSAVQNAEVGAVMSSYNLLNGVWTTENPWLLKEVLREQWGFNGLVMSDWGSTHNCVPAVKNGLDLEMAGNEIENEEALRHYLETGEINMSEIDLKVKHILQTMIGFGFFDKEQLDPSIPLDNPETAKAALEISREGIVLLKNESNILPLNTNTIKNIAVIGNNATIYAAGGGSGLVRPFHYVSYFDGLKKLANEKGINVTLVDLYDHMEDVLYTAAGSNEHGLKAEFYNNENLSGTPVTTRVDSRINFEWTSGPDAANVEKNYFSVKWTGEIRPQETSNYTFIVKGDDGFRLILDGKTVIDEFKSGSTREKRYTMKMEAGKAYKIQLDYFQGGGGACIDLAWLKDGDENRFQNELDKADIIVAFIGHNSSSEAEAGERSFGLPQDVKDLVLAAQKSSKPMIGVVNAGGNVEMQDWEPKMKGLLWGWYGGQEAGTAMAEVLFGEYNPSGKLPVTFEKRWEDNPCYNSYYDNGTKQVNFTEGIMMGYRGYDKAGTEVQYPFGFGLSYTTFNLSDMQITESSDDKYLVEVSCKIKNTGKVAGAEVIQLYVGKNGSSPVERPIRELKGYQKVYLEPEEEKFVTLYLSKDAFSYYDVNRKNFVVDNGEYNIELGFSSRDIKLKDQTQINVVSAIDEARQDTEKGNLIPSVVKQGEIIRIAQGCASELNIFDLTGQMLLKQIDKCTIDTSYLKKGAYLALYKIDEKFHTGKFIVE, encoded by the coding sequence ATGAAATCCAGAAGATATAAACTACCCTTGATAGCCTTATCGCTATCATTAGCATTACCGGCTTTCTCCCAATCGTGGTTTACTCCCGAAGTAGAAAAAAGAGCCGAGGATATTTTAAAAAATATGACAGTAAAAGAACGCCTGACCTATATCGGTGGTATAGATTGGATGTACACCCGCGCTATTCCCCGATTAAATGTTCCGGCTATAAAAATGTCCGACGGACCGCAGGGCGTAGGTACATGGGGAGCTTCCACGGCTTATCCTTGCGATCTTTTACTGGCAGCCACATGGAATCCGGATATGGCCTATGCGTTCGGCGCAGCTTTGGCACAAGACTGCAAGGCTCGTGGTGTAAATATTCTATTAGGTCCTGCCGTAAACATCGCAAGAGCTCCTTTCTGTGGTCGGAACTTCGAATATATGGGAGAAGACCCTTTCTTGACGGCAACGACTTCTACCGGATATATCAAGGGATTACAAGAAAACGGAGTGATGGGAGTAATCAAACACTTCACGGCCAACTTCCAAGAATATGACCGTAATTATGTGAGTTCCAACATTGACGAGCGAACCTTACATGAAATCTATTTCCCGGCATTTAAATCGGCCGTCCAGAATGCAGAAGTCGGTGCTGTCATGAGCAGTTATAACTTGCTCAACGGCGTATGGACAACCGAGAATCCCTGGTTGCTCAAAGAAGTACTACGGGAACAATGGGGATTCAACGGACTCGTGATGTCCGACTGGGGCTCCACTCATAACTGTGTTCCGGCGGTTAAAAACGGACTCGATTTGGAAATGGCAGGAAATGAAATCGAAAACGAGGAAGCTCTGCGCCATTATCTCGAAACCGGAGAAATAAATATGAGCGAAATCGATTTGAAAGTCAAACATATCTTACAAACGATGATCGGATTCGGATTCTTCGACAAAGAACAATTAGATCCGAGCATTCCCCTCGACAACCCCGAAACGGCAAAAGCCGCATTGGAAATTTCGAGAGAAGGAATCGTGTTGTTGAAAAACGAATCGAACATTCTGCCATTGAACACCAATACGATTAAAAACATTGCCGTAATCGGTAATAACGCTACAATTTATGCGGCCGGCGGCGGAAGCGGACTGGTAAGACCTTTCCATTATGTGTCTTACTTCGACGGATTGAAAAAGTTGGCAAATGAAAAAGGCATCAACGTCACACTCGTGGATCTCTATGATCACATGGAAGATGTCCTGTATACAGCTGCCGGCTCGAACGAACATGGTCTCAAAGCCGAATTTTACAACAACGAGAATCTATCAGGAACTCCTGTAACTACCCGTGTAGACAGTCGTATCAACTTTGAATGGACCTCGGGACCCGATGCTGCCAATGTCGAGAAAAACTATTTCTCGGTCAAATGGACCGGTGAAATTCGTCCCCAAGAAACATCGAACTATACTTTCATCGTGAAAGGAGATGACGGTTTCCGTTTAATTCTCGATGGAAAAACGGTCATCGATGAATTCAAATCGGGTTCCACTCGTGAAAAACGTTATACCATGAAAATGGAAGCAGGGAAAGCCTACAAAATTCAACTGGATTATTTTCAGGGAGGAGGCGGAGCCTGTATCGATTTGGCATGGCTCAAAGACGGAGATGAAAACCGGTTCCAAAACGAATTGGACAAAGCCGACATAATCGTCGCATTCATCGGTCACAATTCAAGTAGCGAAGCCGAAGCCGGAGAACGGTCCTTCGGATTGCCCCAAGATGTAAAGGACCTCGTCCTAGCCGCCCAAAAGAGCTCCAAACCGATGATCGGAGTCGTTAATGCCGGCGGAAACGTAGAAATGCAAGACTGGGAACCTAAAATGAAAGGTCTTCTTTGGGGTTGGTACGGCGGACAAGAAGCCGGAACCGCGATGGCCGAAGTGTTATTCGGAGAGTACAACCCTTCGGGAAAACTCCCTGTAACATTTGAAAAAAGATGGGAGGATAATCCCTGTTACAACAGCTATTATGATAATGGGACCAAACAAGTGAATTTTACCGAAGGTATCATGATGGGATATCGTGGATATGACAAAGCCGGTACAGAGGTCCAATATCCGTTCGGTTTCGGATTATCCTATACGACATTCAATCTTTCCGATATGCAAATCACGGAATCTTCCGACGACAAATATTTAGTCGAAGTTTCTTGCAAAATAAAGAATACCGGAAAGGTTGCCGGTGCAGAAGTCATTCAACTGTATGTAGGCAAGAACGGCAGCAGCCCTGTCGAACGCCCGATAAGGGAACTCAAAGGCTACCAAAAAGTATATCTTGAACCCGAAGAAGAAAAATTCGTGACTTTGTACCTTTCTAAAGATGCGTTTTCTTATTACGATGTCAATCGGAAAAATTTCGTTGTCGATAACGGGGAATACAACATCGAACTTGGATTTTCATCTCGCGATATAAAATTGAAAGACCAAACTCAAATCAATGTTGTTTCGGCTATTGACGAAGCCCGCCAAGATACCGAAAAAGGTAACTTAATTCCCTCGGTGGTTAAACAAGGTGAAATTATCAGAATTGCACAAGGCTGTGCTTCCGAATTAAACATTTTCGACCTTACGGGTCAAATGTTACTCAAACAAATTGATAAATGTACAATCGATACCTCTTATCTAAAAAAGGGAGCCTATCTTGCTTTGTATAAAATAGATGAAAAATTTCATACGGGTAAATTCATCGTTGAATAG